From the genome of Lutra lutra chromosome 8, mLutLut1.2, whole genome shotgun sequence:
gaaagactgtggattctgagaaacaaactgagggtttttgagggAAGTGGTGaacatggtggtgggtattaaggagggcacgtattgcatagagcactggatgtgatgcataaacaatgaatcttggaacactgaaaaaataaaatacagttttaaaaaaaagaaataatgttttgagtcttttttatataaattcaattaattaacatatattattagtttcagaggtagagttcagtgattcttcagttgtatataacacttagtgctcattacatcacatgccctctttaatgcccatcaccctgtcaCCTCATCCCctcaccacctcccaccctccaccaaccctcagtttatttcctgtggttaagagtcatttatgggggcgcctgggtggctcagtgggttaaagcctctgctttcggctcaggtcatgatcccagggtcctgggatcgagccccacatcgggctctctgctcggcagggagcctgcttcctcctctctctctctgcctgcctctctgcctacttgtgatctctgtctgtcaaatgaaatgaataaaatctttaaaaaaaaaaaagagtcatttatggtttgtttccctctgattatgtcttgttttatttttccctcccttcccctatgttcacctgttttgtttcttaattccacatgtgagtgaaattatataattgtctttctctgacttatttcacttactataataccctctagttccatccatattgttgcaaatggtaagatttcatatttttttatggccgagtaatatagcattatatatatgtaccacatcttctttatccattcatctggcaccagcaccccaaagtttatagcagaaatgtccacaatagccaaactagggaaagaactcagatgtccattgacagaaaTATTTTGAATCTTATAACACATACAGCAAATGTTGGTGACAGTAGTATGGTAATAACAAgccatcattttttaatttaagaacaCATAGGTTTCCAtcattaaaatactgttttaaaaaaataaatgtttcttaacGTATGAATGTTTCTATAAATCACACCAAGCAGCTGCTGGTGAGTTTTCCTCCCTTTGTGTGCCCCAAGCATGTCCAACATAGGCTGTGATTTATGAGATGCTATAATGGCAAAGATGAGAGGACCAAAAGTGCTATGTCTGTTGAGTGTGTGACTTTAAGCATCTTAGGCAAGGCAAAATCAAGCAGACAAGGGGTCTGAAGAGATGGAGAATGGAAGGGCATTAAGGAGCTTCTCACCTGTTCCTCAGCATTACAGAGGCCTTCTTCAATCACAAGGACCTGACTTAAATCCAAGGTCTGGGGGAAATAGAGTGAGTGGCAAATCTTTTCTGTCTGAGAATTCCTGACGGAGAACCGCAAGAGGTGGATTGTCAAGGTCTGGGGCAAATGGGTCAGCTTCAAGAcctgaaaaagcaaaattactATGGAGATGAAGTCCTAAGGCACTTGAAATGGGTAGATTTAGAGAAATACCAGGGCCGATGGTGCGTTCTTCTTCTCCAAAATGTATCAGAATGATATAATACAGAATTAAGGGCTCCCATCTGCTGAATCTGTTGAGCTCTACACAGAAATCATGAGCAGCCATAGGGTTCTGCACAAGAACCAGGAACCACAGGAACTAGAGTCTGCTCTAGAGAGCTAGTCTAACTCTGCATGGAAAACTGCCTGCTGCTTTTGgactttcttttatcttttttttttttaagattttatttatttattttgtcagagagagagagtgcgcacaagcagggggagcagcaggcaaagagagatcTGAGCAGGGGGCATGATAGGcaaaggagaagaagactccccgacgagcaagaagcccaaagcaggactcaatcccaggaccctgggatcatgaccagagctgaaggcagatgcttaaccaactgagccacccaggcatcccttctctTATCTTTTAAAAGGCTCTGGCCCTCTCAGTGATGGGCCTCTGAAAATCAGGATCCCCAGATCCCAGATACTAGCCAGAATATAGATTCCCTCCCTCAACCAACACATGGTACCCTCTATGAAGGCTCTATCAGAAAATCCACTAAAGGCAACCCCAAACTATGGCAGCATCTGGTTTCAGAGAGTGAGTACCTGTTTCCCACAAGTCTTTTTCCCACATTTCTCACAGAAACATTTGCTTTTGCCTGATAATTCCCTGGGTTGGAAGAAACATCGAAGGGCATCCTCCTGTTTcagaagatcaaagaaaaatcagagttACTATTTACCACCCTACAGATGAGgataaaagtttttcttctggttctctctgtgtcctccccCCTGGCCCAGTGTGGTCCATGTGGCAGGATCTCCAAAAAGACCTAGTGACTGGATTGATAAATAAGAGGGAGCACTTGTTAAGGTAGCAGTGTGaggaaataaagtaaaaggaaacaaaatttttttcaccaaatcaaaggagaaacagaactgtgcaaaggaaatagaaattactttttaaaaggcaatgGTGGATTAAAGAAGTAAGGGCACTCTGGCAGCACCGGGTTTATGGGAACAGAAAATTCACCAAAAGAAATCCTTTACCAGTGTTTTCAGGGGTTTTGAGTCCATATCaaaaagaggaagggggagggtcaaCATGCTActgtttctgcttctttccaCAGTACATTCAAGGCAAACCAAGGACTCCATCATCCGGATTGTATACAGGGCCTGCAGCCTCTCTACCTgtaagagagagaaggtgagaggaaAGAAGGGTACAAAGTCATAAACAAAACAAGTCAAGTCAATTTCCAGAAATTGTAGCCATCAAATAGAAGCTCCAAAAATGGTAGTCACTGATGCTCTTTGCTCTTCAAAAAGGTgcaaaataataacagtaataatattaTGGAATTGTGATAAGCATCATACGTGGATTTCTCTTTTAATCCTCTCTATACATTATATTGATTGCTGGATGAGCTAAATGAGCAGCATCTTAAACTTCTGAGTTCTCTGGTTCTAGGATCTCACCAGGTCCACATCTGTGATTTGGTCCTTAATTAGGTTCCAGACCGTGAGGTAGAGTTGAGCAGCATCATGCTGGACAAACACTGGACAAAGAGAAAAGTAACAGCCCAATCAGTGAGGTCACCAAGGGACAATTCTCATGGATGCCCTTGTGCCCTAGCTACCTACATGTACATGAACATTCACCATTTTGTCCTCTCCGAGCCCTCAACATCACCACCAACCCCCACTTTAGTGAGGcactaaaagtgaaaaataagcttgtttatttttttaggaactcagtaaatattctttgtttattttttttaattttttattttttaaatttcttttcagtgtaccagaattcattgtttatgcaccacacccagtgctccattcaatacgtgccctccataataaccaccactaggctcaccgaacctcccacccccccgcccctccaaaaccctcagattgtttttcagagtccatagtctctcaatggttcatctccccctccaatttcccccaactcccttctctcctctccatctccccatgtcctccatgttatttcttatgctccacaaataagtgaaaccatatgataattgactctctctgcttgacatatttcattcagcataatctcttccagtcccatccatgttgatacaaaagttgggtattcacaactcctcttaaaattcaaaatccaGTCTGACTGCATCAcagaagtttccttttctctgagccATCCACACTTACTGGCCTCTACTGGGGGACCCAGCCACATAAAACCAATATTCCATAGTGGATTCTTTCCAATTTCCAAGCCAAGCCAACACCTTATTTGGACTCTAATGaccattcatttctctttctttttatttaatttctttttcattccccaTAAATTGAGCAGTTTTCCAATGCTCATATCTGACCCAGGTCTTCCCCAAAGGTATCTGGGaggacaagaaaggaaagaactgtCTCAGTGTTAGATGATGCTGGCTAAGAGGAAACAGGAATTAAACAGTAGATTTTCCATATGTTATGTAAGAAGCCTAAAAGACAGATATAaatgaatttctattgtttaaaagaaacctaggaatacaaagaacatgaaaaacaCACTGAGGActattttacaaaagaatatATGTCTGCCAACATGCAAAGACACTGCAAGAAAAGGTAGTTAttgtaaatgtattaaatattcatATCAGCTATCTCAAcacctttttatttcctttattatactTATCACAGTTTGTACTTaacattctttatttcattttgttttgtttgacttttGTTTTGGCCTGTCTCTTCTCAAGATTATAAGCTCCATGGAAGCAAAGACCCTATCAGTCTATTCCCTTATCTGCAACACTTGCACAATagctggcacataataggtgaaCACTATCTATGagctgaatgaattaattaatccaTATTTTAAGGTAATAACCCCAAAACCTAAAGACAAACAGAGAGGAACTAGGGTTGAACTATGCTGTCTCCAGGGAATTCTTTACAGAAGACTGCCTGCCATGAAGCCAACACTGGACATAAAGATAGATCTCCTTGTCATGTGAAGACATTTTGCCTCTTCTGATCATACCAGAGCCAAGAGTCCTGATTTGCCTAAAAAATACAGGGATATCTGCCCAACCCATAATTTAGTTAACACCTGCTATGTAAAAGGCATTGCACATGCTAGAGAAAGTTACTATCCCCAAGAAACCTATATTCTAGTGGAGGACAAGTATCCACAAAGTCataatttaaagaataagaaaaattaccGAAGGTAATCAAACTGCTATGAAAATTgatataaaagtgaaaatacaacTGGAATGATGGAGTGAAGAGCTCTATAAATCTAATCCTCCAGAAAAGCAATGAAAATCCtggcaaaaaaattataaaaatcattttttcagaACTCTAAAAATTACCCAAAGGTTTAAAAAATCTTAggaatatttattcaacaaacacagCAGAACCTACATAAGAAGAACAGGATTTCAGACTTTTCAACTTGGCCTAttcccatttccttcttcccagctctgtagtagctttgaaaacaagaaaacctgCAATCATAGAAGCTGTGAAAACCAGAAGCCTTGCaaccaagaaagagacagagtgggacgggagttcctcaaaaagttgaagagcatttttattatttgacttgTCTTGCAGCTTTATGGAAAAGCACCCTGTGATGGAGGTTGTCATTATTGTCTGACCTAACTCAGAGCTTAAAATCCTATCCCCAGGATATTTGTCAAAAGAAATCAATGATAGTTAATATTGTGATTGCCTAAGATTGTAATAACAgatggggcaaaaaaaaaaaaagagaccagcTGAAACTTAAAAGATGGATCTGAGTACTGAGATGTCCATAGTGGACTTCTAAAATCTCTGACATATTCTTGGTGATCTGGAAGGCCATTTGTAGGCCTTTAAAGAAATCCCTGACCAATCATTAGGTGACATTAAACTAACCAAACAGAATCTTTAATGGCCACACACAATAGGAAGCATAGCCTTACAGAATTAGTCCAGGAGAGTCATTAaacaaatagcaacaacaaaacaagagcAACAACCTCATCGTCAGTTTCTGATTTCCACTGTTGCCACattatattatctaaaatgtttagtttttaacAAAAAAGTACAAGACACACAATGAAGCAGAAAAGTgtggtacacatacacacaaatagcAATCAGTAGAAACTATCACTGAGAAGATCCAGATATTAGTTTCActagactttaattttttttaatattttatttatttatttacagagagagagagacagtgagagagggaacacagggggagtgggaaagggagaatccGGCTcaccactgagaagggagccggatgcagggctctatccaaggaccctgagatcatgacctgagcccaaaacagatgcttaatgactgaaccacccaggcactttaGTCTCACTAGAATTTAGATTAGTTGTAATttattcaaagaactaaataaaacaatatcAAAATAACTAAATATCAAAGCAATGTCTCACCAAACACAGAAtatcagtaaagaaaaaattattttaaaaatccaaatagaaattcttgaactaaaaaatacagtaacagaaatgaagagtttTCAAGAAGTGGTCAGTAGCAGATTTGATctggcagaaaaaaagaattatcaaacTTGAAAACAGGTCAATGAAGTCATACAGTctgaggaataaaaaggaaaatgaatgaggATAAATGTACAGAGCACCAATAGGCTCaatgatgaattctaccaaacatttatggAATAAATTATACCAGTTCTCAAAAAAACTCTTCACAAGATAGAAACAGAGGAATTTGCTCTATAAGGTCACCATTCTCCTAATACAacaaccagacaaagacattgcAAGAAAGAATACTACAGgtcaatatctctcatgaacatagatacaaaaatccacaagaaaatattagcaaatagaatccaacaaaatataaaaattatatacaacaaccaagtgagatttacCCCAGGTATGCAAGACTAGCCCAACATCTGAAAActaattaatgtaatccatcacatcaatacactaaaaacaaaattcaaatgattttattaatagatgccaaaaaagcatctgacaaaatccaacattcattcatgataaaaactctcagccaACTATAAACTGAAAGGAGCTTCCTAAATTTGATAGGGACACCTTCAAAAAAGCCTACAGCcaacatcacacttaatggtgagaaatttttctgctaagatcaggaaaaagacaataGTGTCCCTTATCACCACTCCTTTCAATGTGGAATTGGAAGTCCTAGTTAATGCAGTAAGACAATGAGAGGAAATAAAGGGTATACtgattggaaagaaaaattaagagtgtccttatttgcaggtgacatgatcatctatgtagaaaattcagaagaatcaacaaaaaactCCTGGAACTAGGAGTTGGATACAACTGGAACTAACTTCGATACAAGTTAAATATATAAAGGTAAGGATACAGGTAAATATATATCAGCAATGAACTggggattttttcctttttttattattatgctcAACTAGTCAACatatagaacatcattagttttttattaaggggaattttaaattaaaagcataaTATTGTTTATgttagaaaccatgaaaatgaAATGCCTAGATATAAATCTAAccaaatatgtacaagatctatatgagaaaaactataaactctgatgacagaaatcagaagaattacataaatggagagatatcccatgttcatggaaaGAAGGATTCAATATTGTCAAGGTGCCAATTCTCACATCTTGATCTATAGACTCATTGTAACTTCAGTCAAGATCCCAGCAATTTATTCCATGTATATTGACAAAGTGATTCTAAAGTCTATTTGGAGAGGCAAAGACCcagaatatccacatgcaaacaAATGAATCTATACACAGAACTTAAATCccttaagaaaacaaattcaaaatgtgtaataaacttaaatgtaaaatgcaaaactatagaGGTCCTAAATATAATATGGGAGAAAATCTAGAAGAACTTGTGTTtgatgattactttttttttttaaagattttatttatttatttgacagagagagatcacaagtaggcagagaggcaggcagagagagagagagagagaggaggaggaagcaggctccccgtttaacagagagcccgatgcggggctcgatcccaggaccccaggatcatgaccggagctgaaggcagaggctttaacccactgagccacccaggcgcccctgatgattACTTTTTAATGCAACTCCAATGTACAAGCAACAAAAGGGAGAAGTGGTATACTGacctcattaaaaataaacatttctgctctgtgaaagatacTATCAAAAGCATGAGAcaacaagccacagactgagagaaaatatttccaaaaggcATATCTTACAAAGGACTGTTACCCAAAATACACAATTCTTCAAACTCAACaataagtcaaaaaaaaaaaaacctaaataaaaaatggataagAAACATGAATAGACATCCCATGAAAGacgatatacaaatggcaaataagcacatgaagtaGTGCATGGCATATGTTAAAGAGAATTAAAGAGGGCaggtgatataatgagcactgggtgtcatagtgaattaatgaatcattgaatattatatcaaaccaaatgatgtactatatttggctaatttaatataaatgaaaaaataataaaaaagagaaattgcaaattaaaataatga
Proteins encoded in this window:
- the USP18 gene encoding ubl carboxyl-terminal hydrolase 18 isoform X3, whose translation is MKRKKEQLKERLSAWDSPHGLVGLHNIGQTCCLNSLIQVLIMNVGFTKILKRITVPRGTEEQRRSVPFQLLLLLEKMQDSRQKAVQPMELAYCLQKYNVPMFVQHDAAQLYLTVWNLIKDQITDVDLVERLQALYTIRMMESLVCLECTVERSRNSSMLTLPLPLFDMDSKPLKTLEDALRCFFQPRELSGKSKCFCEKCGKKTCGKQVLKLTHLPQTLTIHLLRFSVRNSQTEKICHSLYFPQTLDLSQVLVIEEGLCNAEEQERNCLSSGLHED